Proteins found in one Ammospiza nelsoni isolate bAmmNel1 chromosome 15, bAmmNel1.pri, whole genome shotgun sequence genomic segment:
- the SPRY3 gene encoding protein sprouty homolog 3 → MQLSSSVAELSCDETMDPPAEDFQQVLSIDQIRSIRASNNYVERPAACFQQARSNPSLSQPPHKQEWSQDRLASSTFQDLHRSHSQQHQVPPLQPHLSHSSTASSVSQSTTASEQRLLSSLTPSHSGHSLVRTQPRGAELKAEESPRKGAEPAAGHGAHLVLCEACGRCRCPRCTAARSLPSCWLCNQRCLCSAESLLDYGTCLCCVKGLFYHCSTDDEDTCADDPCSCGPGSCCARWAAMSVLSLLLPCLCCYFPTLGCLKLCQRGYDGLKRPGCRCQSHTNTVCRKISSASGTPFPKTLDKPV, encoded by the coding sequence ATGCAGCTCTCTTCCAGCGTGGCTGAACTCAGCTGCGACGAGACCATGGACCCACCCGCCGAGGACTTCCAGCAGGTGCTGTCCATCGACCAAATCCGCTCCATCCGTGCCAGCAACAACTACGTGGAGAGGCCGGCGGCGTGCTTCCAGCAAGCCCGCTCCAACCCCTCGCTGTCGCAGCCCCCGCACAAGCAGGAGTGGTCCCAGGACCGCCTGGCGTCTTCCACCTTCCAGGACCTGCACCgcagccacagccagcagcaccaggtgcCGCCGCTGCAGCCGCACCTGAGCCACTCGAGCACGGCCAGCTCGGTGTCGCAGAGCACCACGGCCTCGGAGCAGCGCCTGCTGAGCAGCCTGACGCCGTCGCACTCCGGGCACTCTCTGGTGCGGACGCAGCCCCGCGGGGCTGAGCTGAAGGCCGAGGAGTCGCCGCGGAAGGGCGCGGAGCCGGCGGCGGGGCACGGGGCGCACCTGGTGCTGTGCGAGGCGTGCgggcgctgccgctgcccgcGCTGCACGGCCGCCCGCAGCCTGccctcctgctggctctgcaacCAGCGCTGCCTCTGCTCCGCCGAGAGCCTCCTCGACTACGGGACCTGCCTCTGCTGCGTCAAGGGGCTCTTCTACCACTGCTCCACCGACGACGAGGACACCTGCGCCGACGACCCCTGCTCCTGCGGGCCGGGCTCCTGCTGCGCCCGCTGGGCTGCCATGAGCGTCCTGTCCCTCCTCttgccctgcctctgctgctacTTTCCCACCCTGGGGTGCCTCAAACTTTGCCAGCGGGGCTATGACGGCCTGAAACGCCCCGGCTGCCGCTGCCAGAGCCACACCAACACGGTCTGCAGAAAGATCTCCTCGGCCAGCGGCACGCCCTTCCCCAAAACGCTGGACAAGCCGGTATGA